cctggagcaaaggagaatgaagaacaccaagacataaggtaaatatgagcccaagagacagaaagggccacataaactagagactgcatcagcctgagactgaaagaactaggcggtgcctggctaccactgataactgccctgacaggggacacaacagagaatccctgatggagcaggagaagagtaggatgcagagctcaaattctcataaaaagaccaggcttaatggtttgactgagactagagggaccctggaggtcatggcccccggatcctttgttagcccaagactggaaccattcccgaagccaacactttagacagggattggactggactataaaacagaaaaagatactggagaggagtgagcttcttggcttaagtagacacatgagactatgtgggcagcccctgtctggaggcgagatgagaaggcagagggggacaggagctggttgactggacacggggaatacagggtggagaggagtgggctgtcacattagggggagagtaggaaGGAGTACATagcgaggtgtatataaatttttctaggagagactgacttgatttgtaaacttttgcttaaagcacatacacacacaaagaatagATACACAcaaaggaggaagagggaggggaaatcattCTAGGTAGTAGACGCgtattacttttggtgatgggaaaggcaagacaaaatatgggtgaagtcgtcacatcttgaccaaggtaaataaagacactaagaagtacacgatAAAAAGGGTCAGTTTCGGTAAATGTACAACATATACAGTTTTGCAACAACTGTAAAGACAACCAAAAAACGTGTGTGgcggttgttgttgctaggtgccatcaagtcggctccaactcatagcaaccctatgcacaacagagtgaaacgctgcctggtcctgcgccatactcacaaatgctgttatgcttgagcctatttttgcagccactgtgtcaatccatctcattgaggaccttcctctttttcgctgaccctgtagtttaccaagcatgatgtccttctccagggacctatccctcctgataacatgtccaaagtatgtgcaacgtagtcttgccatccttgcttctaaggagcattctggttgtaattcttacaaggcaggtttgttcattctttggcagtctgtggcacattcagtgttcttcaccaataccacagttcaaaggcctcaatacttcttcggtcttccttattcattgtccagcctttgcatgcatatgaggtgattgaaaacaagaTGGCATTGGTCAGGTGTgctttagttctcaaggtgacatctttgcttgtcaacactttaaagagttcttttgcagctgatttgcccaaggcaatgcgccTTTtggtttctcaactgctgctttcatggttgattgtggatgcaagtaaaatgaaatccttgacaacttcagtcttttctccatttatcatgatattgcttattggtccagttgtgaggctttttgttttctttatgttgaggtgtaatccatactgaaggctgtggtctttgatcttcattagtaagtgcttcaagtcctcttcactttcagcaaacaagattatgtcatctgcataacacaggttgttaatgagtctttctccaatcctgatgccccattcttctcatataagacaggaaagaaaggaccaaaatgggtGCCAGAAGAAACtttgaaacttgcacttgaacatcaagtagctaaagtgaatagaaaaaatgatgaagtaaaagaactgaacagaagatttcaaagggtggcttgagaagacaaagtatagtattataatgacacgtgcaaagacctgtagatagaaaaccaaaaaggaagaacatgcttggcatttctcaagctgaaagaaccaaagaaaaaatttaagcctcgagttgcaatattgaaggatctacagggaaaatattatacGATGCAGGAactatcaaaagaatatggaatgaatacacagagtcactgtaccaaaaagaattggtcaatgttcatccatttcaggaggcagcatatgatgagaaactgatggtagtgaaggaagaggtctaagctgcaccaaaggcattggcgaagaacAAGGATCCATgagctgacagaataccaattgagatgtttcaaccaagggatgcagtgctggaagtgctcactcatctatgccaagaaatttggaagacaactacctggccaaccgactggaagagatccaaatttatgtCTGTTCccaagaaacatgatccaaccaaatgtgaaaatcattgaacaatatcattaataccacatggaagtaaaattttgctgaagatcattcaaaagtggccgcagcagtgtatcgacggggaactgccagaaattcaagcgggattcataagaggacgtggaaccagggatgtcattgctgatgtcagatggatcctggctgaaagtggagaataccagaaggatgtttacttgtgttttattggctgtgtAAAGGCATTccaccatgtggatcataacaaattatggataacattgcaaagaatgagaattccagaacagttaattgtgctcatgaggaacctgtacatagatcaagaggcagttgtttgaatagaacaaggtgatactgcatagtttaaagtcaggaaaggtgtgcgtcagggttgtgtgtGGTTACGTAGGTAAACATGGATGCACCTATGTGTAATGAAAGGCATATATGAGTAAATGCTTGTGCATATATGGGTGTTTCTGGaggcatatgtatgtacatatttttatgtgctgcatatataacAAATCATGTAGGATATGGAGTTACAGAGGCTTGATAGACATATCCACATTACTCAGGATTCTTTCACTGGGTTGAAAGTCTTGGgagcatagtctcaggggacagtgtagtcaactggcataacacagttcacaaagatataatgttctatatcctaagTTGGTGAGTAGCACCTTACCAAGCAGGCCTACaaatggccacctaagatacagctattggtctctacttgtgtggagcaaaagaaaacgaaggaaatcaaaggctcaaggaagaaattaatctacgggactaatagcccacaggaACCAAGGCCCCTTCTaaccttagaccagaagaactagatgttgcccggctaccactactgacccttTTCACCTGGAATACATTGGAAGGTCCcagagagaatggaagaaaaatgtagaacaaaactcaaattcctaaaaaaaggcccAACCTGCTAGACCAACAGAAActagaggaacctccaagactattcccctaagatactctttgaaCTAGGCACTGAAGCTgatcctggaggtcacctttcagccaaataatagattggcttataaaataagcagtatcacctgtgagtaatgtgcttccTTAAACAATCACCTGTAAGAGATCAAATGGTGAACActcacccaaaagcaaaggtgagaaggctaggagtggaagggaagctagatcaatggaaacaaaacaaaaagaatgcaAATACTGAGAATGCCGACACACTGTAAGAATTGTAACTTAGGTCATGGAACAATCTACAAAATTTTTTCAAGGGGAACgtgatttgctgtgtaaactttcacctaaaacacaatacgatattattaaaaaaattatatttttatctaaGAGTTCTCTTGTGCAAGTACTAGAGAATCACAATAGTCATTtcagagaagggggaaaaaaaaaaagccaatggcACTATGCCCTGGTCCTTACCCTGTAAgattctcttccttttctgtagCACATCGTACACAGGCCTGTTGTGAGACTTTGCGGTGCAGTGATTTacataatatggcccttctagccatgcatGGTCTTGTGTGTCTTACAAAAtcattgggtgggactatgcaaataaggtgctcatGGCCCACCAAGGAAATTGGACAGCTTGATAACAATGCAAATAAGTTGCATGGAacctgtaaaaatggcgtggggaTGGtatctgaccttctctaacttcacaagcgggaaggagaatcaagaacaacagcccaaggctgattcctatgaggtgggggtcagatatgcctcctttctccaccatctgtaccgattctgacaccaaccatccctcttcACTCTCTACTggtttcaataattcattgcactggccacacagaaatcacagaccatactcacagatatggggtttattagggaaataacagattacaattcaggctcaggaacacataagaatacagttcttccaccgGGGCAGCCACTTCACAGCCAGGCACACAAGCACAGctctccctggccctgggcctctgcccagaggcactcagctttctctctctgggggCCGGGAAGCCTACTGTGTTATTTCCTGCTGCAGGGTCTCTGCtactgggtctctcctgccaccacttctcaccgtcttcagggttacacTTGCTCTCCTACTCTCTcggtctcctgcttccagaagcttctcagcacggggatcctgggtccaaaagatatactgtctcctggctgttcttctttggtggtgATGTGCCGTTTCTTCTCTTTcccgcctctggggtggctcatttcaaacccagcagaatggcaaaactgaccaatccctttggtgggccgcaattaccatatctgcacagtcctacccaatcacttgggtgggagttacgagatcatggctagaaaggccacacaaaagtgatccatcacaccacagaaCCCTTGTGGGTGGtgtgaccatgcaaataaggtgtatgcaACCCTAATGAGTAGATGGGTCAGTTTTGGCATttgctaggcttaaaaagagagccagtcccagagcagagaggagacctCACTACCATGAGGAAAAAAGACCCAAGAGCTGAGCATATCTttagacccaggatccctgcgttGAGAACCTCCTATGCCCAGGAGATGGAGAGAGCTGTAACGCTGGAGATGGTGTGAGAAAATAGAGGTCGTGGCAagtgcagcagagaaacagcagcagcagcagaaccaggacactGGCACAAGATGGCCCAGTGGGGTTCTAGGCCCCCAGAACAGGGTGTCTACAGTGGGTGTGTTGATCCACAGGGGAGAGAGAGCTGAGCTTctccaggcaggaggcttcctggtggagtggggtgcctccaggcacttattggtggagctaaggagctttgtaacacttgcctgagcaggataGAGGACAGGCTGAAAGGAGCCTATGCTCGGGGGAGGAAGCGTCTAAGAGGAGCCTGTCTTCAGGGGGCCAAGTGCGAGGGCCCAGGCCCAAGCAGGGCTCAGCGgtagaggcctgcctgtgggcgaGACCAGAGAAGCAGCTATCCTGATCAAGGAACTATATTCTAAGTTGTATctgtcacttccctaataaaccccgtagcTGTGAGTATTATGTgagtctgtgtggccattgcaactgATTATCAAATccggcagagaagtagagagtgctgtggaagggatggctggtgtcagaattggtaaaaaggttagtGAGAGGAGGGTATGTCTGATCTGTAGTTCATAGGAATCAGATTTTgctgatgttgatcttgattctcctccctcttgtgaagttaaaTGAGGAAGTCTGATGCCACCATATTTACAGGCTTAGAACGTGTGTTTTTATAGGTTTGTGCTTACCTGACTTATTTGTGCCTTTTCCCATTAACTCTTTGGGTCCTTGGCTCTACCAGTACTTAGCTGTTAATTTGGGGCAAATAATTTCACCTCTCTAagcttccattttctcatctgaaaaatgataaCAGTTGCTTTGTGGGAGCCCACTCAGGCCTACCAGCATGGGTGATCAGACCTCTGTGAAAGGGAGTCTCTGTCATTCTCACAACCTCCTGGGAACGTTCATATCACCCTCAAGAGAAGTGACCTCTTCCTGGGCCTATTCTGTTACCTGGTCTTGCTTTATCTCACATTGGCTTTTACCTGCTTAAACTGGCTTGAAACCTTATTTAGTCAAGGTTGGATACTTCTGAGTGTACACCTCATCTTTGCTGTTAGATATTGGAGCTCTTTAACACAGACCTTTAGAAGGAAGGGCAGCTAAGCCAGGCTGGTTGTCTGGTTAGTATTTATTCAGGAATTGCTGACTTTGGTTCTGGGTACCCTGTCTCAGTTGCTTCTGCCTATAGGAACATACATACATTTACATATTTGTTTTACCACCACCTTTGCTCCCCCTTTCCCCATCCATCACTCACCAATGTTTGGCACAGGTCTTGACAAGTAGGTGGCTGAGCTCCCAAGCTACAGCACTGACTCCCACACCATTCTCTTCCCATCTTTGTTTCAGGAGGCAATGATGACTTCCCATGTCCTCCTGCATACTGGGCAGAAGATGCCTCTCATTGGACTGGGCACCTGGAAGAGTGAGCCTGGCCAGGTGAGGGATGGAAGAAGAAGAGGGGAGCTTCTTGAGCCTCTGTCACAGAAAAGGCAGAATTTAGGACACTGGGTTTTCCCTGACAGCCCCCCACCTCATATTCCACTTTTTGTAGGGATGGGCCTGGAgggcagtggggagggagaggtaaGGCAAGAAGGCACCAGCAGTGGGTCCTTGGCTCCCCCAGCTGCCTTCACCTTCTGAGCTTACTCAGAAGAGGGGCTGAGAGCCCCAGTAGGGCCAAGGGTGTAGGAAAGGAATCATTTTTCTAACTGGATCTGTACTGTGTGCCATGGCAGATGTGGGGCCCACATGTGGATGCACATTTACATGTGTGACTGTCCACAGCAGTGACAGCAACCTTTGTTGTTTCTGGCATTGGGGGAGTTGACTTCCCTGTATCACTTCTCATTCACAGCACTCCCTAAGTCCCCTCTGCCTTATCACTCTGTGCTGTGgtcatgtcttttctcccacaccCGGATTTTGGGGGCTGGGTCTCTCCCTAGAGTTCACATATAGCTGGGCACAGAGCAGGTGTCAGGGTTTGAAGAATAACTAGGTCAGCTATGTAGACCAAGGATCAGCATGCTTTTTCGTAAAGGACCAGAGAgttaatattttaggctttgctggACAAGAGGCAAAATGGAGGCTGTTATGTAGGCACTTATATAACCATTTAATaagtaaccatttaaaaatgtaaaaaccattcttagttaaaaaactttaaaaaagaaaaaaacaaacagaaaaggcaGCTGCCATAGTTTATTAACCTCTGGTGTAGACCGTCACAGCCCGGGGGAGCCTAGGGATGGAGACCTGCTTTCCTAGGGTTGACATAGCACCTGGGGTAGGGGATCTCCCCAGGGTTTTTCCATGTTTCTTGGAAACCTGAGTCAGACTCTAGAGAAGTTTGGGGATCAAGTTTGGGAGGGACTCCAGCAGGGAGAACAGTGGCCTCTGTCTGGGATTTAGTCCGGTGTTTATGTTGCGGTTGGGTGATCTCTGCCATTTTCCCTTTGCTTTCCTTCCTACAGCTGTCTAGGACCCTGGAGCCAAGGTCCTGTTGATCTGGGCAGGCATTCTATACATCCTGGGGACAAGTCCAGGAGCTAGGTCAATGCAGAGTATGGGCCCTTGACTTAGGTCATGGACACAGAAGCAAGGCCAAAGTCAGGGTTATAGAATAGCAGGAGTAAGGTCAGGAGTGTGGGTAACCACACCTAGCTGGGGATCTTGAATGCGAAGCCAGGCACTCACAGGAAGAGTTTTGAGTGCTTTGTGGCAAGGGCTTGATACCTTGGGTACTTCCATGTTTCTAGTCTAGTTTTTAGCAGATTGACTTACCTATCCTTCTACTCGATGGctgctttcttctctcccacCTAGGGACTCTGGGCTCAACTTTTTCACCTTCCTTGGTATTTTCCCTGTCATCTCCTGCTGGCCCTGAGCCTCCAGAGCTCACTCTGCCTACATGACTCCCCAAGGGCCTTTTCCTGTGTAGCCTTGGCCTAGGAATGTGTCATGTTCCCTAACCAGCTCCTCAGGGTTGGAGAGCTGTCTCTATGACCTGTACTTCTATTTTTCCATCTATCttttaattcaaaaatatttaccaaatCCTTCTTTATGTTAGATCCTGGGAACACGTGGGTTAGTTTTTTGCTGGGCTGTGCTGAGATAATGAGTAGGAAGGGAGCTTGGAGGCTGGTGGGATGAGGGCAGCACAAAGGATTTGGGTCCTCTGAAGAAGCTTCTGGTCCTCTAGACTACAGCCGTCTTCCATCTTCTCATCTCCACCGCATGGATGGCCCTGGTATATTCCTGTCTTTCTATCAGTAACCCTTGAAATGTTGGGAGTAGGGCAATTTCTGGATGAGACCAACAGAGCTAAAACCTTTGCTTCTTTTACCTGACAGGTGAAAGAAGCTATTAAGTATGCCTTGAGAGTTGGCTACCGCCACATTGACTGTGCTGCTATCTATGGCAATGAGGCTGAGATTGGAGAGGCCCTGAAGGAGAACGTGGGACCAGGCAAGGTGAGAACTAGGGCTACAGAGGAGTGGGATGGGAGAGTTCAGAGCCTGGTGCTCGAGGGTAGAGGGACACCAGTACTAGAATCCTTTTAGTTTCTCCCCCAGAGGTGAGGTTGGGTGAGACTGGATGCCCGTGGCCTTCTCTCTATGGTCCTTGCCCCCTGTACCAGGAGGTGTTACGGGAGCATCTGTTTGTGACATCTAAGCTGTGGAACACCAAACACCACCCTGAGGATGTGGAACCTGCCCTCCGGAAGACCCTGGCCGATCTCCAGCTGGAGTATTTGGACCTGTACCTGATGCACTGGCCTTATGCCTTTGAGTGAGCTTTTGCCAGGGTCTTTTTTTATCTGGGGAGGCGGGGGATCTGGGTTGGGTAGTGTTAAAAATTTGTCTTAAGTCCCAGTTGGCAGAGCAGGATAGGAACACTCATCTGGGAAGTAAGTTCTGGAGCTTGCTATGGGATCTCTGAGCCTTTTAGCCAGGAATTTAGCTACAGAAAAAGGAATGTGGCTTAATGTGGCATGTATCCTGGCGCGTGCATGGGTGGTCGGTCCCTCCTACTCCCTTTGTTCATTTGGGAAATATATACTGACTCTTCTTTTGAGCTAAGTCCTAGGTTGCAGTAACAAACAAGTGCCAGCAGAGGGTGTGACAGGAGCCTACTGTCAGTACTGCATCTTATGCTGGAAGTAGGCTGGAAGAGCATGTAAGTCCCTGAGGAGGAAGGAGCTAAGGAAGACTTCCCAGAGGAGATGTTATCTGGGtctaggaagaaaagaagggggaATGGGCATTCCATGTGGAATTAACACCTGAGTCATGATCTGGACTGGTATAAAAACACTGTTTCTTTGGCCTCTTTGGAGTTGGGGCATGGCACAGAGTAGCTGGATGGGCAGATAGGGCAGGAGCCTGGGATTTATGCCCACACTCGGGGCTGTTCCACACTCAGGCAGGGAGACAACCCCTTCCCTAAGAATGCGGATGGGACGATACGCTATGACCCCACCCACTACAAGGAGACCTGGAAGGCTCTAGAGACACTGGTGGCCAAGGGGCTGGTGCGGGCACTGGGCCTGTCCAACTTCAACAGCCGGCAGATCGACGATGTGCTCAGTGTGGCCTCTGTGCGTCCAGCTGTCCTGCAGGTGAGCGTGGCAAGCATACCAGCTGTTTAGGATGTATGCACAGAGCATGAGTGAGCAAGTGATGCCCCTAATAAGTGGAAATGGCTGGAAGTTGTCAGAGTGTGCAAGTCCTCAGCATAAAAGTGGGTATTCAATCCCTGGGAGAGAATGACGTCACCGGTGGCGAAGAGAACGGGAAAAGCGGGCTGAGGAAGAGGGGAGCATCAGCAAAGCGGGGTTGGTCAGGACATGCATGTGTGAGCGGGGCTGGACAAGCTGGGTGTGGCCACTTTTGGTGATGAGCTGTTTTCTGGCTCAGGTGGAATGCCACCCATACCTGGCTCAGAAGGAGCTGATTGCTCACTGCCATGCACGTGGTCTGGAGGTGACTGCTTATAGCCCTCTGGGCTCC
This DNA window, taken from Elephas maximus indicus isolate mEleMax1 chromosome 3, mEleMax1 primary haplotype, whole genome shotgun sequence, encodes the following:
- the LOC126073035 gene encoding aldo-keto reductase family 1 member A1 — encoded protein: MMTSHVLLHTGQKMPLIGLGTWKSEPGQVKEAIKYALRVGYRHIDCAAIYGNEAEIGEALKENVGPGKEVLREHLFVTSKLWNTKHHPEDVEPALRKTLADLQLEYLDLYLMHWPYAFEQGDNPFPKNADGTIRYDPTHYKETWKALETLVAKGLVRALGLSNFNSRQIDDVLSVASVRPAVLQVECHPYLAQKELIAHCHARGLEVTAYSPLGSSDRAWRDPDEPVLLEDPVVLALAEKYGRSPAQVLLRWQVQRKVVSIPKSITPSRILQNIQVFDFTFSPEEMKQLDGLNKNWRYIVPMLTVDGKRVPRDAGHPLYPFNDPY